The Cellulomonas fulva genome includes a window with the following:
- a CDS encoding 5-formyltetrahydrofolate cyclo-ligase: protein MSSAADSSLRASRPEPDESKEQLRAAIRAARGHRSARLRDEAAVALADVVESIPAVAQARCVSVYAARSAEPGTGVLLERLAARGVRILLPVLGAGLQREWAEYQGADDLRERAPGRPPEPGGPTLGPQALADADVIVTPALAVDTAGSRLGQGGGWYDRALEHARLDALVVALVFPEEVYDARTQPLPHERHDRRVDAYATPEGWVPLAQ, encoded by the coding sequence ATGAGCAGCGCTGCCGACTCGTCCTTGCGTGCGTCCAGGCCGGAGCCCGACGAGTCGAAGGAGCAGCTGCGAGCGGCCATCCGCGCGGCCCGGGGGCACCGGTCGGCCCGCCTGCGTGACGAGGCCGCGGTGGCGCTCGCCGACGTGGTCGAGTCCATCCCGGCGGTCGCCCAGGCGCGGTGCGTGTCCGTCTACGCCGCGCGGTCCGCCGAGCCCGGCACGGGGGTGCTGCTGGAGCGGCTCGCGGCGCGCGGCGTGCGGATCCTGCTGCCGGTGCTCGGCGCGGGGCTGCAGCGCGAGTGGGCGGAGTACCAGGGCGCCGACGACCTGCGGGAGCGTGCGCCCGGCCGGCCACCCGAGCCCGGCGGGCCGACGCTCGGGCCGCAGGCGCTCGCCGACGCGGACGTGATCGTCACCCCCGCCCTCGCGGTCGACACCGCCGGTTCGCGGCTCGGCCAGGGCGGCGGCTGGTACGACCGGGCGCTCGAGCACGCCCGGCTCGACGCGCTCGTCGTCGCCCTCGTCTTCCCCGAGGAGGTGTACGACGCGCGGACCCAGCCGCTGCCGCACGAGCGGCACGACCGCCGCGTCGACGCCTACGCCACCCCGGAGGGCTGGGTCCCGCTGGCGCAGTGA
- a CDS encoding penicillin acylase family protein has product MLRSRTARLTLISVAIVLVVALVAGVVAAFVVVRRPLPQTSGTLTVPGLTAPVAVTRDARGIPTLTADTSADLFLAQGYVAAQDRFFEMDYRRHVVAGRLSELVGENEDALDADKVIRTFGWYRVATEELETIDPATRAVLEAYTRGVNAYLDGKAPSQIAVEYTVLGLQVDVEAPAPWTEVDSLAWLKAMAWDLRGNYDDELGRARAFSSIRDVAQVDELFPAYPQDVNAPILAEADLTDPTPAAAQARALDLDDIGLQRAVDSAQAALAAVPHLLGDGEGMGSNSWVVSGDLTESGHPLLANDPHLGISAPGIWMQVGLRCREVTDACPYDVSGFSFAGFPGVVIGHNADLAWGLTNLGADVTDFFLERVTDDGTSSVRGNELEPIATRTEVIKVNGGDDVTIEVRETVHGPIVSDVLESDALGDAPLPDGTFGRSYEVALAWTALAPGRTADAVLAIDTAKDAADIARVGRLLDVPSQNIVFATTDGHIGYQAPGRIPLRNDVTGEVPSDGTWPRPGWDPAYDWQGYVDPEDMPRALDPAQGFVVAANQAVTPEGVGPYLTSDWDYGFRSQRIRDVLESHVAAGEKMTVADMGALQVDQHNPYADVLVPALLRLDIDDAFDDDGQDLLRTWDHVQSADSAAAAYFSAVWSTLLTLAFADDLPKDDAPDGGSRWLEVVRELLDEPDSPWWDDRSTPGVVEGRDEVLTRAMVTARLELTQQLGRDAEDWRWGRLHVAAPEHAVLGGDSVPGLVRSLVNPDPVEVGGGSSLVDATAWDASQGYGVTAGPSMRMVVDLGDLDSSTWVNLTGSSGHPASPHYTDQLGPWSKGTTFPWPFTAAATEADADQRLTLEP; this is encoded by the coding sequence GTGCTCCGCAGCCGTACCGCCCGCCTCACCCTGATCTCCGTCGCGATCGTGCTCGTCGTCGCCCTCGTCGCCGGCGTGGTCGCCGCGTTCGTCGTCGTGCGCCGCCCGTTGCCGCAGACGTCCGGGACGCTGACGGTGCCGGGGCTCACGGCACCGGTCGCGGTGACGCGCGACGCGCGCGGCATCCCGACCCTCACCGCGGACACCTCGGCGGACCTGTTCCTGGCGCAGGGCTACGTCGCGGCGCAGGACCGGTTCTTCGAGATGGACTACCGCCGGCACGTCGTGGCCGGCCGGCTGTCCGAGCTCGTCGGGGAGAACGAGGACGCGCTCGACGCGGACAAGGTGATCCGCACGTTCGGCTGGTACCGCGTGGCCACCGAGGAGCTCGAGACGATCGACCCGGCGACCCGCGCGGTGCTCGAGGCCTACACGCGCGGGGTCAACGCCTACCTCGACGGCAAGGCGCCCTCGCAGATCGCGGTCGAGTACACGGTGCTCGGCCTGCAGGTCGACGTCGAGGCGCCCGCACCGTGGACCGAGGTCGACTCCCTCGCCTGGCTCAAGGCCATGGCGTGGGACCTGCGGGGCAACTACGACGACGAGCTGGGCCGGGCCCGCGCGTTCTCGTCGATCCGGGACGTGGCGCAGGTCGACGAGCTGTTCCCGGCGTACCCGCAGGACGTCAACGCCCCGATCCTCGCGGAGGCGGACCTCACCGACCCGACGCCGGCCGCCGCGCAGGCGCGGGCGCTGGACCTCGACGACATCGGCCTGCAGCGGGCCGTCGACAGCGCGCAGGCCGCGCTCGCGGCGGTGCCGCACCTGCTCGGCGACGGCGAGGGCATGGGCTCGAACTCGTGGGTGGTCAGCGGCGACCTCACCGAGTCGGGCCACCCGCTGCTGGCCAACGACCCGCACCTGGGCATCTCGGCGCCCGGCATCTGGATGCAGGTGGGGCTGCGCTGCCGCGAGGTCACCGACGCGTGCCCGTACGACGTCTCGGGCTTCTCCTTCGCCGGGTTCCCGGGCGTGGTGATCGGGCACAACGCCGACCTCGCGTGGGGGCTGACCAACCTCGGCGCGGACGTGACGGACTTCTTCCTCGAGCGGGTCACCGACGACGGCACCTCGTCGGTGCGCGGCAACGAGCTCGAGCCGATCGCTACCCGCACCGAGGTGATCAAGGTCAACGGCGGCGACGACGTGACGATCGAGGTGCGCGAGACCGTGCACGGACCGATCGTCTCCGACGTGCTCGAGTCCGACGCGCTCGGCGACGCCCCGCTGCCGGACGGCACGTTCGGCCGCAGCTACGAGGTCGCGCTCGCGTGGACGGCGCTCGCGCCGGGGCGCACGGCGGACGCGGTGCTCGCGATCGACACCGCCAAGGACGCCGCCGACATCGCGCGCGTCGGCCGCCTGCTCGACGTGCCGTCGCAGAACATCGTGTTCGCGACCACCGACGGGCACATCGGCTACCAGGCCCCGGGCCGCATCCCGCTGCGCAACGACGTCACGGGCGAGGTCCCGTCGGACGGCACCTGGCCGCGGCCGGGCTGGGACCCGGCGTACGACTGGCAGGGCTACGTCGACCCCGAGGACATGCCGCGCGCGCTCGACCCGGCGCAGGGCTTCGTCGTCGCGGCCAACCAGGCGGTGACGCCGGAGGGCGTGGGCCCGTACCTGACGAGCGACTGGGACTACGGCTTCCGCTCGCAGCGCATCCGCGACGTCCTCGAGTCGCACGTCGCGGCGGGGGAGAAGATGACGGTCGCGGACATGGGCGCGCTGCAGGTCGACCAGCACAACCCGTACGCCGACGTCCTGGTGCCCGCGCTGCTGCGGCTCGACATCGACGACGCGTTCGACGACGACGGCCAGGACCTGCTGCGCACGTGGGACCACGTGCAGTCGGCGGACTCGGCCGCCGCGGCGTACTTCTCGGCGGTCTGGTCGACCCTGCTGACGCTCGCGTTCGCCGACGACCTGCCGAAGGACGACGCGCCGGACGGCGGGTCGCGCTGGCTCGAGGTCGTGCGCGAGCTGCTCGACGAGCCCGACTCGCCGTGGTGGGACGACCGGTCCACCCCGGGCGTGGTCGAGGGGCGCGACGAGGTGCTGACGCGGGCGATGGTGACGGCGCGCCTCGAGCTCACCCAGCAGCTGGGCCGCGACGCGGAGGACTGGCGCTGGGGGCGCCTGCACGTGGCGGCGCCGGAGCACGCGGTGCTCGGCGGCGACTCGGTCCCCGGCCTGGTGCGCAGCCTGGTCAACCCGGACCCGGTCGAGGTCGGCGGCGGCTCGTCGCTCGTCGACGCGACCGCGTGGGACGCGTCGCAGGGCTACGGGGTCACCGCGGGGCCGTCGATGCGCATGGTCGTCGACCTGGGGGACCTGGACTCCTCGACGTGGGTGAACCTGACGGGCTCGTCGGGCCACCCCGCGAGCCCGCACTACACGGACCAGCTCGGTCCGTGGTCGAAGGGCACGACGTTCCCGTGGCCGTTCACGGCGGCCGCGACGGAGGCGGACGCCGACCAGCGGCTCACGCTCGAGCCCTGA
- a CDS encoding FmdB family zinc ribbon protein: MPTYSYACTACGHAFDIHQSFSDESLTVCPECEGRLRKVFSSVGVVFKGSGFYRNDARSGTKSSSVPAAASSGSDSSSGSSSNGASTSGASTSSSNGSSGTSSNGSTAGSLTTSSSSGSSATPAKAASPAS, from the coding sequence GTGCCCACCTACTCGTACGCGTGCACGGCGTGCGGCCACGCCTTCGACATCCACCAGTCGTTCTCCGACGAGTCCCTGACCGTCTGCCCCGAGTGCGAGGGCCGGCTGCGCAAGGTGTTCTCGTCCGTGGGCGTGGTGTTCAAGGGCTCGGGCTTCTACCGCAACGACGCCCGCTCGGGCACGAAGTCCTCGAGCGTCCCCGCCGCCGCCTCGAGCGGCTCCGACTCGTCGAGCGGCTCGTCCTCCAACGGCGCGTCCACGAGCGGCGCGTCGACGAGCTCGTCGAACGGCTCGTCCGGCACGTCGTCGAACGGCTCGACCGCCGGCTCGTTGACGACGAGCTCGTCGTCCGGCTCGTCGGCGACGCCGGCCAAGGCCGCCTCCCCGGCCTCCTGA
- the mscL gene encoding large conductance mechanosensitive channel protein MscL, with protein sequence MTQPAQGSPHGSHHGPTLGSSVGSAANALGQGARGAGKVLNGFKEFIARGSVVDLAVGVVIGAAFAAVVDAFVAGFISPLIGWVFGQPNLVELWDIGPYSWGDEGGDPIKVGLILQALLTFLITAAAIYFLIVLPMNALAARRKRGEEPEPAAPAEDILLLQEIRDLLAQRPGPAVVADVSTPPTTLGPDGHPLPGTPGPTPGPATPPPPPAPTA encoded by the coding sequence GTGACGCAGCCCGCCCAGGGATCTCCCCACGGTTCCCACCACGGCCCGACGCTCGGGTCGTCCGTCGGCTCGGCGGCCAACGCGCTGGGCCAGGGTGCCCGCGGCGCCGGCAAGGTGCTGAACGGGTTCAAGGAGTTCATCGCCCGGGGCAGCGTCGTGGACCTCGCCGTCGGCGTCGTCATCGGCGCGGCGTTCGCGGCGGTGGTGGACGCGTTCGTCGCCGGGTTCATCAGCCCGCTCATCGGGTGGGTCTTCGGCCAGCCCAACCTGGTCGAGCTGTGGGACATCGGCCCCTACAGCTGGGGCGACGAGGGCGGCGACCCGATCAAGGTCGGCCTCATCCTGCAGGCGCTGCTGACGTTCCTGATCACGGCGGCCGCGATCTACTTCCTCATCGTGCTGCCCATGAACGCCCTCGCGGCGCGGCGCAAGCGCGGCGAGGAGCCGGAGCCGGCCGCCCCGGCGGAGGACATCCTCCTGCTCCAGGAGATCCGGGACCTGCTCGCGCAGCGCCCGGGACCGGCGGTCGTCGCGGACGTCTCCACCCCGCCCACCACCCTCGGCCCGGACGGTCACCCGCTCCCGGGCACGCCGGGTCCGACACCCGGACCGGCGACGCCGCCCCCGCCCCCGGCCCCGACGGCGTAG
- a CDS encoding SAF domain-containing protein, which yields MTVDGGRWGPPALARRRRSPRTAWRGWLWRWRFVVAALGVAVTASAVLQELRPEPPRTTRVVVAARDLPAGTTIAAADLRVARVPGELGLAVVTDEPATLVGQATAVPVPAGLPVVPGLLATGDVAGPEGTVVAAVRLADPAVAALLAPGTRVDVLAATPESAGVVVARRALVLPVPAVPDAAGWDVGAGAAEAPPVLVAVTPDEATDLAGAAASSVLSAVVVP from the coding sequence GTGACGGTGGACGGTGGCCGGTGGGGACCGCCCGCGCTCGCGCGCCGCCGGCGGTCACCGCGCACCGCCTGGCGCGGGTGGCTGTGGCGGTGGCGGTTCGTCGTCGCGGCGCTCGGGGTCGCGGTGACGGCGTCCGCGGTGCTGCAGGAGCTGCGCCCCGAGCCGCCCCGCACCACGCGCGTGGTCGTCGCCGCGCGGGACCTGCCGGCCGGCACGACGATCGCGGCGGCCGACCTCCGCGTGGCCCGCGTCCCGGGCGAGCTCGGGCTGGCCGTGGTCACGGACGAGCCAGCGACGCTCGTCGGGCAGGCGACTGCGGTGCCCGTGCCCGCGGGGCTGCCCGTGGTCCCCGGCCTCCTGGCGACCGGCGACGTGGCGGGGCCGGAGGGGACGGTGGTCGCTGCGGTGCGACTCGCGGACCCGGCCGTCGCGGCGTTGCTGGCACCCGGGACGCGCGTCGACGTCCTCGCCGCGACGCCGGAGTCCGCGGGTGTCGTCGTCGCGCGCCGCGCGCTGGTGCTCCCGGTTCCCGCGGTCCCGGACGCCGCCGGCTGGGACGTGGGCGCCGGCGCGGCGGAGGCACCTCCGGTCCTCGTCGCGGTGACGCCCGACGAGGCGACGGACCTCGCCGGGGCCGCGGCGTCCTCCGTGCTGTCCGCCGTGGTCGTGCCATGA